Proteins encoded within one genomic window of Acinetobacter sp. WCHA55:
- a CDS encoding spore coat U domain-containing protein — MKNFLTTALLASAGLILAGQANAATTSKTATADFKVKIEVLSTCAINATDIDFGSVNSAVAANDKTGTLNVTCTSQTPYKVGLAGSGKMTHETDTSSSIAYQLFQNASDKSQWDNNSNLYSGVGSGSVQAIPVVAKVSGSTNVRAGKYIDTVTATVTY, encoded by the coding sequence ATGAAAAATTTTCTTACTACTGCATTATTGGCTTCCGCTGGTTTAATTTTAGCTGGACAGGCAAATGCGGCTACCACATCAAAAACGGCAACTGCTGACTTTAAAGTGAAAATTGAAGTGCTTTCTACTTGTGCAATCAATGCCACTGATATTGATTTTGGTAGTGTAAACAGTGCTGTGGCTGCAAATGATAAAACAGGTACATTAAATGTTACTTGTACAAGCCAAACACCATACAAAGTGGGTTTAGCAGGCAGTGGGAAAATGACACATGAGACAGATACTTCATCTAGCATCGCATATCAGTTATTCCAAAATGCGAGTGACAAAAGCCAGTGGGATAATAATAGTAATCTATACTCTGGTGTAGGTTCAGGTAGCGTACAGGCTATTCCTGTTGTTGCAAAAGTATCTGGTTCAACAAATGTTCGAGCAGGTAAATATATCGACACGGTAACCGCTACAGTAACGTATTAA
- the mdcC gene encoding malonate decarboxylase acyl carrier protein, with amino-acid sequence MEKLKFEIQSAPLTVEKAPVICGVVGSGNLEVLVSQHDQANVCQVEVTTSAVGFQHVWQSVLNEFAQRHAVAGLKFQLNDMGATPAVVNLRLSQAISMFKGE; translated from the coding sequence ATGGAAAAGTTAAAATTTGAAATACAGTCTGCACCATTGACTGTAGAAAAAGCCCCAGTCATTTGTGGTGTGGTCGGTTCTGGAAATTTAGAAGTGCTGGTGTCTCAGCATGATCAAGCCAATGTATGCCAAGTAGAAGTCACGACTTCAGCAGTGGGTTTCCAACATGTTTGGCAATCGGTCTTGAATGAATTTGCACAGCGTCATGCTGTGGCAGGGTTAAAATTCCAATTGAATGATATGGGGGCGACTCCAGCAGTGGTGAATTTGCGCCTGAGCCAAGCCATTTCTATGTTTAAGGGAGAATAA
- the mdcB gene encoding triphosphoribosyl-dephospho-CoA synthase MdcB has product MQTVQKHDHLLLDISQHAMRLDLLARTALYEEVSLAHKPGLVCPTSQGSHQDMDFSLFERSIQSLTHYFQEQCLNGYHEVSFEGIRQCGIQAEQDMMIATNQINTHKGAIFNLGFASAAVGKCLAADEPIHADAVSRMLKRTWQDDLLHHLERNPNSHGQRMRSQYGITGAIEEVASGFRTVMDIALPYYLSIYEKTADQSQATIQTLFALMAHLQDTNIVWRGGLSALYIVQDMAKQFLARGGVLQSNWVEDVQKIDDYFIQHRLSPGGSADLLGVTLFLLKVEHEFRNRI; this is encoded by the coding sequence ATGCAAACTGTACAGAAGCATGACCATTTATTATTAGATATTTCGCAACATGCGATGCGCTTAGATTTACTTGCACGGACTGCACTGTATGAAGAAGTCAGTTTGGCTCATAAACCTGGCTTAGTTTGTCCAACTTCACAGGGTAGCCATCAAGATATGGATTTTAGCTTGTTTGAGCGCAGCATCCAGTCACTCACTCATTATTTTCAAGAACAATGTTTAAATGGTTACCATGAAGTCAGTTTTGAAGGCATTCGACAATGCGGTATTCAAGCTGAACAAGACATGATGATTGCGACAAATCAGATTAATACCCATAAAGGCGCAATTTTCAATTTGGGTTTTGCTAGTGCCGCAGTGGGTAAATGTTTAGCCGCAGATGAACCTATACATGCTGATGCTGTTAGTAGAATGTTAAAGCGCACTTGGCAGGATGATTTGCTGCACCATTTAGAACGTAATCCAAATAGTCATGGTCAGCGTATGCGGAGTCAATATGGCATTACGGGGGCAATCGAAGAGGTGGCTTCTGGGTTTAGAACGGTCATGGATATTGCACTTCCGTATTATTTAAGCATTTATGAAAAAACAGCCGATCAGAGTCAAGCCACGATTCAAACCTTGTTTGCTTTAATGGCTCATTTGCAAGATACCAATATTGTTTGGCGTGGTGGTTTATCCGCTTTATATATTGTGCAGGATATGGCTAAGCAATTCCTGGCACGTGGTGGCGTATTGCAATCAAACTGGGTTGAAGATGTACAGAAAATCGATGATTATTTTATCCAACACCGACTTAGTCCAGGTGGTAGTGCAGACTTACTCGGCGTGACCTTGTTTTTGTTAAAGGTGGAACATGAATTTCGCAATCGTATTTAG
- a CDS encoding type II toxin-antitoxin system Phd/YefM family antitoxin: MESFNCSNAKALLSMIMDKAVAGDPVEITRKGRESAVIISKASYEAYKKAELEAKFPKQSESY; this comes from the coding sequence ATGGAAAGTTTTAACTGTAGTAATGCCAAAGCGCTGTTGTCTATGATTATGGATAAAGCAGTTGCGGGTGATCCTGTCGAAATTACCCGTAAAGGCCGAGAGTCTGCGGTCATCATTAGCAAAGCGTCTTATGAAGCCTATAAAAAAGCAGAGTTAGAGGCGAAATTTCCAAAACAGTCCGAATCTTACTGA
- the mdcA gene encoding malonate decarboxylase subunit alpha → MNQMVKKRLWDKQRTRRQAKLDLAQQKGFSKQVEHARVIELLETVIASGDRVCLEGNNQKQADFLSKCLSQCNPDVVHDLHIVQSVLALPSHIDVFEKGIASKVDFSFAGPQSLRLAQLVQQQKISIGSIHTYLELYGRYFIDLTPNVCLITAHAADREGNLYTGANTEDTPAIVEATAFKSGIVIAQVNEIVDKLPRVDVPADWVDFYIESPKHNYIEPLFTRDPAQITEVQILMAMMVIKGIYAPYQIKRLNHGIGFDTAAIELLLPTYGESLGLKGQICTNWALNPHPTLIPAIESGFVDSVHSFGSEVGMEDYIKERPDVFFTGSDGSMRSNRAFSQTAGLYACDLFIGSTLQIDLQGNSSTATVDRISGFGGAPNMGSDPHGRRHASYAYTKAGREATDGKLIKGRKLVVQTVETYREHMHPVFVEELDAWQLQDKMESELPPIMIYGEDVTHIVTEEGIANLLLCRTAEEREQAIRGVAGYTPVGMKRDAAKVEELRQRGIIQRPEDLGIDPTQVSRDLLAAKSVKDLVKWSGGLYSPPSRFRNW, encoded by the coding sequence ATGAACCAAATGGTTAAGAAGCGCTTATGGGATAAGCAGCGCACACGCAGACAAGCAAAGCTAGATCTTGCACAACAAAAAGGTTTTAGCAAACAAGTTGAACATGCGCGTGTCATTGAACTTTTAGAAACTGTTATTGCCAGTGGTGACCGAGTTTGTTTAGAAGGGAATAACCAGAAACAAGCGGATTTCCTTTCAAAATGCTTAAGTCAATGTAATCCAGACGTGGTTCATGACTTACACATCGTGCAATCGGTTTTGGCTTTGCCGAGTCATATTGATGTGTTTGAAAAGGGCATTGCCTCTAAAGTCGATTTTTCATTTGCAGGCCCACAAAGTTTGCGCTTAGCACAGTTGGTTCAGCAGCAAAAAATCAGTATTGGTTCAATTCATACCTATTTAGAGTTGTATGGTCGTTACTTTATCGACCTGACACCAAATGTATGCTTGATTACTGCACATGCAGCAGACCGTGAAGGCAACTTATATACAGGTGCAAATACGGAAGATACCCCTGCAATTGTTGAAGCGACTGCGTTCAAGAGCGGGATTGTCATTGCACAGGTCAATGAAATTGTTGATAAGTTACCACGTGTCGATGTGCCTGCGGATTGGGTAGACTTCTATATCGAAAGTCCCAAGCATAACTATATAGAACCACTTTTTACCCGTGACCCTGCACAAATTACTGAAGTGCAAATTTTAATGGCGATGATGGTCATTAAAGGGATCTATGCGCCGTATCAAATTAAGCGTTTGAATCACGGGATTGGTTTTGATACCGCAGCCATTGAATTGTTATTACCAACCTATGGCGAATCTTTAGGGCTAAAGGGGCAGATTTGTACCAACTGGGCATTGAATCCGCATCCGACCCTGATTCCAGCAATTGAAAGTGGCTTTGTCGATTCTGTCCATAGCTTCGGCTCAGAAGTCGGTATGGAAGACTACATTAAAGAACGTCCAGATGTGTTCTTTACAGGCAGTGATGGCAGCATGCGTTCCAACCGAGCCTTTAGCCAAACTGCGGGTCTATATGCCTGTGACTTGTTCATTGGTTCGACGTTGCAGATTGATTTACAAGGCAACAGTTCTACAGCTACGGTCGATCGTATCTCTGGTTTTGGTGGTGCACCAAATATGGGTTCCGATCCGCATGGTCGTCGTCATGCCAGTTATGCTTATACCAAGGCAGGTCGTGAAGCGACCGATGGCAAGCTGATTAAAGGACGTAAGTTGGTGGTGCAAACCGTCGAAACATACCGTGAACATATGCATCCTGTATTTGTTGAAGAGCTAGATGCATGGCAACTTCAAGACAAAATGGAAAGTGAGCTTCCACCCATCATGATCTATGGTGAAGATGTCACTCATATTGTCACAGAAGAAGGTATTGCCAATTTACTGCTTTGCCGGACAGCAGAAGAACGCGAACAAGCCATTCGTGGTGTAGCAGGTTATACCCCAGTGGGTATGAAGCGTGATGCTGCCAAGGTTGAAGAATTACGCCAACGCGGCATTATTCAACGTCCTGAAGATTTAGGCATTGACCCGACACAGGTCAGCCGTGATTTGCTTGCAGCCAAATCAGTCAAAGATTTAGTTAAATGGTCGGGCGGTTTATACAGTCCTCCAAGTCGCTTCAGAAATTGGTGA
- a CDS encoding GntR family transcriptional regulator, with the protein MTSIAELPLSIQISKKLEDDIIYGFFLPGTKLDEQELCERYGASRTPIREALKLLAAEGLVEIRPRRGAIIPAINSLTLCEMFEVMAELEAMCGRLAARRIQPEEKQELQRLHQLCQDYLNQNDSENYYEANRLFHFAIYQASHNAFLIEQACTLHKRLHPYRRLQLRVNNRMNNSFSEHNEILEAIFAGNEQQAEALLKAHVVIQGQKFTDFISTLEHLNA; encoded by the coding sequence ATGACTTCAATTGCGGAACTCCCTCTTTCTATTCAAATTAGTAAAAAATTAGAGGACGATATTATTTATGGCTTTTTCCTGCCTGGGACTAAGCTAGATGAACAAGAACTTTGCGAACGCTATGGTGCTTCACGTACCCCAATTCGTGAGGCATTAAAACTATTGGCTGCTGAAGGATTGGTTGAAATTCGCCCACGTCGTGGCGCAATTATTCCAGCCATTAATTCACTTACTCTATGTGAAATGTTTGAGGTGATGGCTGAGTTAGAAGCCATGTGTGGACGTTTAGCCGCACGGCGCATTCAACCTGAAGAAAAGCAAGAATTACAGCGCTTACATCAGTTATGTCAGGATTATTTAAATCAGAACGACTCAGAAAATTATTATGAGGCCAACCGTCTATTTCACTTTGCCATTTATCAGGCCAGTCATAATGCTTTTTTAATTGAGCAAGCCTGTACTCTGCATAAACGTTTGCATCCCTATCGTCGTTTGCAACTCCGTGTGAATAACCGTATGAACAATTCATTCTCTGAACATAATGAAATTCTGGAAGCAATTTTTGCGGGGAATGAACAGCAAGCCGAAGCTCTACTGAAAGCCCATGTTGTAATTCAAGGACAGAAATTTACCGACTTTATTTCAACGTTAGAACATTTAAATGCTTAA
- a CDS encoding NAD(P)-dependent oxidoreductase, which yields MSTLKVTCAEKYVLIDQQFQFDFPVQYTEFQQLDQAQFETQVHNQDIIIISDLNVNEQVLANNPSLKLLALCSTGFNHVNLTLLKQHGVQVCNIRGYAGDAVAEHAFTLMINLIKNFNQQVDGVKQGLWSTGNSSFYLAAPMGELKNKTLTIMGKGEIGLSLAQKAEAFGMKVIYSERKNAEQCRDGYVPFEQAVQQADILSLHCELNTDTQHMIDASVFKLMKDKSILINVGRGGLVHDADLIAAIESKKIAGFGADVLDQEPPAENHSLLQLQHQHDNVLITGHIAWGTDEAQQRLFDILQSNINQNMQGIEQNLV from the coding sequence ATGTCGACTCTCAAAGTAACCTGTGCTGAAAAATATGTTTTGATTGATCAGCAGTTTCAATTTGACTTTCCAGTGCAATACACTGAGTTCCAACAGCTTGATCAAGCACAGTTTGAAACACAAGTTCACAACCAAGATATCATTATTATTAGTGACTTAAATGTGAATGAACAAGTTCTCGCTAATAATCCAAGCCTTAAACTGTTAGCCCTCTGCTCTACGGGGTTTAACCACGTGAACTTGACGTTGCTTAAACAACATGGTGTACAAGTCTGCAATATCCGAGGTTATGCAGGTGATGCTGTTGCAGAACATGCATTTACTCTAATGATTAACCTCATTAAAAACTTTAACCAACAAGTTGATGGCGTGAAACAAGGGCTTTGGTCAACTGGTAACAGTTCATTTTATCTTGCAGCCCCAATGGGTGAACTTAAAAACAAGACCCTAACCATCATGGGTAAAGGTGAAATTGGCTTATCGCTAGCGCAAAAAGCTGAAGCATTTGGCATGAAGGTAATTTACAGTGAACGTAAAAATGCTGAGCAATGCCGTGATGGCTATGTGCCATTTGAGCAAGCTGTACAACAGGCTGATATTTTGTCTTTACATTGCGAACTCAATACAGACACTCAACATATGATTGATGCTTCTGTATTCAAGCTTATGAAAGATAAGAGTATTCTGATTAATGTTGGACGTGGAGGCTTAGTGCATGATGCCGACTTGATTGCAGCCATTGAAAGCAAAAAAATTGCGGGCTTTGGTGCGGATGTTTTAGATCAAGAACCTCCTGCCGAGAATCACTCTTTACTGCAATTGCAACATCAACATGACAATGTGCTAATTACTGGTCATATTGCTTGGGGGACAGACGAAGCACAGCAACGTTTATTTGACATTTTACAAAGTAATATCAATCAAAATATGCAAGGTATAGAGCAAAATCTTGTTTAA
- a CDS encoding FadR/GntR family transcriptional regulator, whose translation MSSAIKSRSTKKLSQIIVAQLIEKIQSGDFTVGEKIPTELELIEQFEVSRSVIREAITELRSLGYVETRHGIGTFVKEQTTEQNFLLSNASLETINDIVALLELRISLESEAVFLASERRKQVHIDKMKVALDDFEKHISSDVNDGTVKADYDFHIAIAEASENQYFVDFLKYLGEKIIPRARVKSIEHSPVNREDYLKNVHHDHVNIFNAIVDQDGLLARQMMRAHLSKSIKKFKQ comes from the coding sequence ATGTCTAGTGCGATTAAATCTAGATCAACAAAAAAATTAAGCCAAATCATCGTCGCGCAATTGATTGAAAAAATTCAATCAGGAGACTTTACGGTTGGAGAGAAAATTCCGACAGAACTTGAACTGATTGAACAGTTTGAAGTGAGTCGTTCGGTTATTCGAGAGGCTATTACCGAATTACGCTCTTTGGGTTATGTCGAAACCCGTCATGGCATTGGTACTTTTGTCAAAGAGCAAACCACAGAGCAAAATTTTTTACTTTCAAATGCCAGCCTAGAAACCATCAATGACATTGTGGCCTTACTGGAATTGCGGATAAGTTTAGAGTCAGAGGCAGTATTTCTTGCTTCAGAACGTCGTAAACAAGTGCATATTGATAAAATGAAAGTAGCATTGGATGACTTTGAAAAGCATATTTCGTCTGATGTGAATGACGGTACAGTGAAAGCGGATTATGACTTTCATATTGCAATTGCCGAGGCATCTGAAAATCAATATTTTGTTGATTTTCTGAAATACTTAGGTGAAAAAATTATTCCGCGCGCGCGAGTAAAATCCATTGAACACAGCCCTGTGAATCGTGAAGATTATTTAAAAAACGTACATCATGACCATGTCAATATTTTCAATGCGATTGTAGATCAAGATGGACTTTTGGCACGTCAAATGATGCGCGCGCATCTCTCCAAAAGCATTAAAAAGTTTAAGCAATAG
- a CDS encoding acyltransferase domain-containing protein gives MNFAIVFSGQGLQNLSHVQQLKDLAIELNVRDHLQQHLPKLFDPNLAEADLYPNAFAQPFIFALQWCRWQKLKHKLDEVISFSGYSLGELSALICSSETSFEQGLYLAQQRALLMSGATQVPSGLVAVQGINWKTLEPVLNSTATSLSIKINDSSFIVGGDDENLQQLALQLEQLGVRSAKRLNVTIPSHTCLMNNAVAPYQQVLHQQTFNRLRIPIISGSGGHKYYQSSEAVEALIEQMNHAIDWDSCLTAIQENQPDLVLEIGPGTALSKMLLERHPRCTVRAVDDFKTWSGLQAWLEKQSIGSS, from the coding sequence ATGAATTTCGCAATCGTATTTAGTGGACAGGGCTTACAGAATTTATCCCATGTTCAGCAATTAAAAGACTTGGCTATCGAATTAAATGTCCGTGATCACCTGCAACAACATTTACCCAAATTATTTGATCCCAATCTTGCTGAGGCAGATTTATATCCAAATGCCTTTGCTCAGCCTTTTATTTTTGCGCTGCAATGGTGTCGATGGCAAAAGTTAAAACACAAGCTGGATGAAGTTATCAGTTTTTCGGGTTATTCGCTTGGTGAGCTCAGTGCATTAATTTGTTCTAGTGAAACTAGTTTTGAGCAGGGCTTATATTTGGCACAGCAGCGTGCCCTGTTGATGTCAGGTGCTACACAAGTCCCAAGCGGGTTAGTGGCAGTTCAGGGAATCAATTGGAAAACACTTGAACCTGTTCTAAATTCAACGGCTACCTCACTTTCAATCAAAATTAATGACAGTAGTTTTATTGTTGGCGGTGATGATGAAAATTTGCAACAACTCGCATTACAACTTGAACAGTTGGGCGTACGTTCAGCCAAACGACTCAATGTCACCATTCCATCACACACATGCTTAATGAATAACGCTGTAGCACCGTATCAGCAAGTATTACATCAACAGACCTTCAATCGTTTACGTATTCCAATCATTAGCGGCTCTGGTGGACATAAATATTATCAATCCAGCGAAGCGGTTGAAGCACTGATTGAACAAATGAATCATGCCATAGATTGGGATTCCTGCTTAACTGCCATTCAAGAAAATCAACCGGATCTGGTTTTAGAAATTGGTCCAGGTACTGCATTAAGCAAAATGTTATTGGAACGACATCCACGTTGTACGGTCAGAGCAGTAGATGATTTTAAAACTTGGTCTGGGTTACAGGCATGGTTAGAAAAACAAAGTATTGGATCATCCTGA
- the mdcG gene encoding malonate decarboxylase holo-[acyl-carrier-protein] synthase, translating to MDRHDLAYLHPAAELHFLDSTLPEPAKQKVYQLLQQSVPMTICRQDSIDASQVKLAINCLVEGIKYRVACLVDADEIQLTTRPLSLHTLLKESGQTHQEPSLSSFAEALLALNCEVYVYGSYAYQYLTKEAYIRASSDLDLVLYPQDNSRLADILQLIQKTRLLSQIPLDGEIQIHPEWHVSFNELLMIYPDVQQSIIAKGIQRVDMLKLEQLLEWNLEDANCTEA from the coding sequence ATGGATCGTCATGACTTAGCGTATTTGCATCCCGCAGCAGAACTACATTTTTTGGATAGTACCTTACCTGAACCTGCTAAACAGAAAGTGTATCAGTTGTTGCAACAGTCAGTGCCGATGACCATTTGTCGGCAGGACAGTATAGATGCAAGTCAAGTTAAGCTGGCGATCAATTGCTTGGTCGAGGGTATTAAATATCGTGTGGCGTGCTTGGTGGATGCTGATGAAATTCAATTAACCACGCGACCACTGTCTTTACATACCTTGTTAAAAGAATCTGGGCAAACCCATCAAGAACCTTCGCTTAGCAGTTTTGCGGAAGCTTTATTAGCACTGAACTGTGAAGTGTATGTCTACGGCTCTTATGCCTATCAATATCTGACCAAAGAAGCTTATATTCGTGCGAGTTCTGATCTGGATTTGGTTTTATATCCACAGGATAATTCAAGACTTGCCGACATTTTACAACTTATACAGAAGACGCGGCTTTTGAGCCAAATTCCTCTAGATGGAGAAATTCAAATCCATCCTGAATGGCATGTGTCATTTAATGAATTGCTGATGATTTACCCTGATGTTCAGCAGAGCATTATTGCTAAGGGAATTCAGCGTGTGGATATGCTGAAATTAGAACAACTCTTAGAATGGAATCTAGAAGATGCAAACTGTACAGAAGCATGA
- a CDS encoding biotin-independent malonate decarboxylase subunit beta: protein MDLVMLKNSFYEKTARARIQAVVDDNSFQEILKPAEIEASPHLAALDIPGSFDDGVIIGTASIGQTPIHIIAQEGQFMGGAVGEIHGAKIVGLLQKAIQDQSQAVVFFVDSGGVRLHEANAGLIAISEIMRAMLQVRNAGIPIITIIGGTCGAFGGMGISACLSSTIIMTEEGRLALSGPEVIETVKGVEEFDSKDRALVWRVTGGKHRYLLNHVQVLVEDDVTDIRDAISAQLNQAAASLDLEQLLQQQQQLEQQKQRWFGKNDGLQIWHEMGIAQPEQIPMLSAHEVTLLKQG, encoded by the coding sequence ATGGATTTAGTGATGTTAAAAAACAGTTTTTATGAAAAAACTGCACGTGCACGTATTCAGGCCGTAGTAGACGACAACAGCTTTCAAGAAATATTAAAGCCAGCAGAAATTGAAGCCAGTCCACATTTAGCCGCTTTGGATATTCCGGGCAGTTTTGATGACGGTGTGATCATTGGTACAGCATCTATCGGTCAAACGCCAATTCATATCATTGCCCAAGAAGGACAATTCATGGGTGGTGCAGTAGGTGAAATCCACGGAGCAAAGATTGTCGGTCTATTGCAGAAAGCCATTCAGGATCAATCACAAGCAGTGGTATTTTTTGTGGATTCTGGCGGTGTACGCTTGCATGAAGCCAATGCAGGTCTCATTGCCATTTCGGAAATTATGCGTGCCATGTTGCAAGTCCGAAATGCGGGTATTCCAATTATTACCATCATTGGCGGAACCTGTGGTGCGTTTGGTGGTATGGGTATTAGTGCTTGCTTAAGCAGCACCATCATTATGACGGAAGAAGGTCGTTTAGCTTTGTCAGGTCCTGAAGTTATTGAAACAGTGAAAGGTGTGGAAGAGTTTGACTCTAAAGATCGTGCTTTAGTCTGGCGCGTGACTGGCGGTAAGCATCGTTATTTACTCAACCATGTGCAAGTCTTGGTTGAGGATGACGTGACTGATATTCGTGATGCAATTTCAGCACAATTGAATCAAGCTGCTGCCAGTTTGGATTTGGAACAGTTACTGCAACAGCAACAACAACTTGAGCAGCAAAAGCAGCGCTGGTTTGGCAAAAATGATGGATTGCAGATCTGGCATGAAATGGGTATTGCACAGCCAGAACAAATCCCAATGCTCTCTGCACATGAAGTCACGTTGTTAAAGCAAGGATAA
- the madM gene encoding malonate transporter subunit MadM, giving the protein MEEIITVFTKNALVAALAVTGLMMYVSHLLSKYLTKGKLQSSAIAITMGLVLAYFAGIYTQGEKGISDIAIFSGFALLGGAMIRDLAIASTAFEVDVKEVKKAGKVGLIALALGCVIPFLIGAMVAWLMGYKDPVSMTTIGAGAMTYIVGPVTGSAIGASSEVIALSIAIGLIKAVFFMVGTPLFAKFMYLKSPRSAMVFGGMAGTTSGTAAGLAGTDVRLVPYGALVATFYTGLGCLLGPSVFFLTINVIFG; this is encoded by the coding sequence ATGGAAGAAATAATTACGGTTTTTACCAAAAATGCCCTCGTCGCGGCGCTCGCAGTGACTGGGTTGATGATGTATGTGTCGCATCTTTTGTCGAAATATCTCACCAAAGGGAAGTTACAAAGCTCAGCTATCGCCATCACTATGGGGCTGGTCTTAGCTTATTTTGCAGGAATTTATACTCAAGGTGAAAAGGGCATTTCAGATATCGCCATTTTCTCAGGTTTCGCTTTACTCGGTGGTGCCATGATTCGTGACTTGGCCATTGCATCAACGGCGTTTGAAGTCGACGTCAAAGAAGTGAAAAAAGCAGGAAAGGTGGGTCTGATCGCACTTGCACTTGGCTGCGTGATTCCATTTTTGATCGGTGCCATGGTGGCGTGGTTGATGGGCTATAAAGATCCCGTTTCGATGACCACGATTGGCGCAGGTGCGATGACCTATATCGTTGGCCCAGTAACGGGTTCAGCCATCGGTGCAAGCTCAGAAGTGATTGCATTATCAATTGCAATTGGTCTGATTAAAGCGGTGTTTTTCATGGTTGGTACACCGTTATTCGCAAAATTTATGTATCTCAAAAGTCCACGTTCTGCAATGGTTTTTGGTGGAATGGCAGGAACGACCAGTGGCACAGCAGCAGGTTTGGCGGGTACAGATGTACGCCTAGTGCCTTATGGTGCCTTAGTTGCAACATTCTATACAGGTTTGGGTTGTTTACTTGGACCATCGGTGTTTTTCCTTACGATCAATGTCATTTTCGGTTAA
- the madL gene encoding malonate transporter subunit MadL codes for MIIYGTAILAVCHLLGVYLGNALGIALGVQANVGGVAIAMILLILSKELLAKRGHLPQVTQFGVLYWSGMYIPIVVAMSAGQNVVAAMSGGMLGLIVSLASLIGTVLVIRWLNKSSGDYDSYEWAVEPTEKAV; via the coding sequence ATGATTATTTACGGAACAGCCATATTGGCAGTCTGCCATTTACTTGGTGTTTATCTAGGTAATGCCCTCGGGATTGCACTGGGTGTGCAAGCCAATGTAGGTGGTGTGGCCATCGCCATGATTTTATTAATTCTATCGAAGGAACTGTTAGCTAAACGTGGGCACTTACCTCAAGTGACTCAATTTGGTGTGTTGTACTGGTCAGGTATGTACATTCCAATCGTGGTTGCCATGTCGGCAGGCCAAAACGTTGTTGCTGCTATGTCGGGCGGGATGTTGGGTCTAATTGTTTCGCTTGCTTCTTTGATTGGTACTGTCTTGGTGATTCGTTGGTTGAATAAATCCAGTGGCGACTATGACAGCTATGAATGGGCTGTAGAGCCAACTGAAAAAGCCGTTTAA
- the mdcE gene encoding biotin-independent malonate decarboxylase subunit gamma, whose amino-acid sequence MNTELLLKQLFPKQLDYQINGYVIKGNAETEAGPVRILGTVNAAPINQEIAIELAGEILKLIQQQQKTPVVFIVDTQGQDLSRADELLCLNRTFAHLASCVDLLRRSGHANLAIIFGQAVSGGFLSYGLMANEVYALSDSQVKVMDLNAMARVTKIPVEKLKDLSQSSAIFAPGVENFYKMGAINAIWPDLESDWISQALLNQQQHLESYITDQRRVVGQQRQGRQLCNQVIEKVAHS is encoded by the coding sequence ATGAATACAGAATTACTTTTAAAACAATTATTTCCCAAGCAATTGGACTACCAAATTAATGGTTATGTGATTAAAGGCAATGCTGAAACTGAAGCAGGTCCAGTGCGCATATTGGGTACGGTCAATGCAGCCCCTATCAATCAGGAAATTGCGATTGAACTTGCAGGCGAAATTCTGAAATTGATTCAGCAACAGCAGAAAACCCCTGTGGTGTTTATTGTTGATACCCAAGGACAAGACCTTTCACGTGCAGATGAACTGTTGTGTTTAAACCGTACTTTTGCGCATTTGGCCTCTTGTGTCGATTTGCTGCGCCGTAGTGGTCATGCCAATTTAGCTATTATTTTTGGCCAAGCGGTGAGTGGTGGGTTCTTGTCTTATGGACTGATGGCCAATGAAGTTTACGCACTCAGTGATTCACAAGTGAAAGTGATGGACTTAAATGCCATGGCACGTGTGACCAAAATCCCTGTAGAGAAATTGAAAGACCTGTCGCAAAGTTCAGCTATCTTTGCTCCGGGTGTAGAAAATTTCTACAAAATGGGTGCCATCAATGCTATTTGGCCAGATTTAGAGTCTGACTGGATTAGCCAAGCCCTTTTAAATCAGCAACAGCATCTCGAAAGTTACATTACAGATCAGCGCCGTGTTGTTGGCCAGCAACGCCAAGGTCGTCAGTTATGTAACCAAGTAATCGAGAAAGTTGCACACAGTTAA